DNA sequence from the Ruminococcus albus 7 = DSM 20455 genome:
ACTTTCCGCCGCCTGCTTTTTAAGGTCGTCCCATGCGAATATTATATTGTATCCGTCCACAAGGAGATACTCGGGACCCGTTGGCACAGGGCGCGGCTTAGCTTTGGTCTTTGTGACCTCTTTCGGGGTACGCATAGCATCACGTTTTTTGCGGTTTATGGAACCGTAGGTGCGCTCGAATATCGCCATGAGTTCCTCATCCTCAACTGCACGCCGTACAAAATCCACAGCGCGGGTGCGGACTTCCTCCGCCTGCTGATACTGCCGCCTGCCTGTTTCGGGGCTTACGTGCATATGTTCATCAGCTTCGCCCCACGGAACAACGTGTCCCGCACCGTGGGAACAGAATACGGAATCCGCAAAATTGTGGGTATCGGAATCTGGATCATAGCCTATCTCAGCGATGACCTCGTCAGCATCTATGCAGGTATCATAGCCTGCCGCACGACAGCTAAGCCTTCCAAGCCCCTTGGTGTAGCCTGCCACCTCGGTATGATAGAACCTCAGCTTCGATACAGGGGCAGTACCCGTGAGAACAGCGTTTTCGCCGTCAGTCTCCGGGGGATCGCAGTGCGCCCCCATGCGGTCAAGGTCGGTGAGCGCCCTGCCCACATTAGCCGCAGGTATCTCCAGCCTGTAGGCATACCAAGGCTCCAGCAGGATACTTTTCGCCTTGCGCAGACCCTGCCTTACAGCGCGGTAAGTCGCCTGACGGAAATCTCCGCCCTCGGTATGTTTAAGGTGCGCACGTCCCGCAGTAAGAGTTATGCGCATATCCGTAATAGGCGAACAGGTCAGCACGCCGCGGTGAGTCTTCTCTTTCAGGTGGGTAAGTATCAGCCTCTGCCAGTTGCGGCTGAGGATATCCTCACTGCAGTCGCTGTAGAACTCCAGACCGCTTCCGCGGGGCAGGGGTTCAAGGCGCAGATGAACCTCGGCATAATGGCGCAAAGGCTCGAAATGACCTGCACCGTCCACGGGCTCAGCTATAGTTTCGCGGTAGGCTATGCGCCCCTCGCCAAGCTCGATATCCATGCCAAAACGCTCGCTGACAATCCGCTTCAGCACCTCAGCCTGGACCTCGCCCATGAGCGCCGCTGTGACTTCGTGGAGCTGTTCATTGTAATTGACGGTCATGGTGGGATCCTCATCTTCAAGGATCCTGAGCCTGCCAAGGAGTGTATGCTCGTCCACACCCTCGGGCGCTTTCACGCGGTAGGTAAGAACCGGTTCAAGTATCTGCTCGGTATCGGTAGGTTCAGCCCCAAGACCCTGTCCTGCAAACGTGGAAGTTAATCCCGGCACTGCACAGACCTCACCCTGAGAAACTTCCTCGGCATTTCTCGCTTTTTCGCCGCTGTACACCCTTATCCTGCCGACTTTCTCGGTGATCTCCTCACCCTCGCGGTCGGTATAGGTAAGCACATCTCTCACTGCCAGACTTCCGCCGGTTATCTTCATGTGGGTAAGTCTTGCGCCGCCGTCCTCGGTTATCTTGTATACCTTCGCGCCGAACCCGGACTTCTCCTCGGGAAGTGGGATATACCTTGAAACGCAGTCCAGCAGACCCTCAATGCCCTCCAGCCTGAGAGCAGAACCGAAGCAAACGGGTATCAGTCTTCTGCATTCAATAGCCGATATCATTTTTTCATCGGTGATC
Encoded proteins:
- a CDS encoding translation factor GTPase family protein, with the protein product MNKKAVIGILAHVDSGKTTLSEAMLYKSGAIRKLGRVDHKDAFLDNNAIERDRGITIFSKQAVFEYGGVGFTLLDTPGHVDFSGETERTLRVIDAAILVISGTDGVQPHTKTLARLLERYDIPTFVFVNKMDMDGARKDFVMNSLTAAMGDRCVSFAQPRDELYEALSLCTEEMMEEYLENGEITDEKMISAIECRRLIPVCFGSALRLEGIEGLLDCVSRYIPLPEEKSGFGAKVYKITEDGGARLTHMKITGGSLAVRDVLTYTDREGEEITEKVGRIRVYSGEKARNAEEVSQGEVCAVPGLTSTFAGQGLGAEPTDTEQILEPVLTYRVKAPEGVDEHTLLGRLRILEDEDPTMTVNYNEQLHEVTAALMGEVQAEVLKRIVSERFGMDIELGEGRIAYRETIAEPVDGAGHFEPLRHYAEVHLRLEPLPRGSGLEFYSDCSEDILSRNWQRLILTHLKEKTHRGVLTCSPITDMRITLTAGRAHLKHTEGGDFRQATYRAVRQGLRKAKSILLEPWYAYRLEIPAANVGRALTDLDRMGAHCDPPETDGENAVLTGTAPVSKLRFYHTEVAGYTKGLGRLSCRAAGYDTCIDADEVIAEIGYDPDSDTHNFADSVFCSHGAGHVVPWGEADEHMHVSPETGRRQYQQAEEVRTRAVDFVRRAVEDEELMAIFERTYGSINRKKRDAMRTPKEVTKTKAKPRPVPTGPEYLLVDGYNIIFAWDDLKKQAAESLDLARSTLINRLSSFQGCRGCEMIIVFDAYRVKEPEHIDKAGSVSVVYTKEAETADTYIERTAHQLAKDHRVTVATSDGLEQVIIMGSGARRMSASDLKHEVESSERAVREYIEKLNSKRLK